The Thermodesulfobacteriota bacterium genomic sequence CGACTTCAGCCTGTACTTCTTTCGAGCCAAGGCACGCATTGAACTTCTTTGTATCGAGCCCGACCTCTTTCGCGTACTGGTTGAATTTCTCCTTCGAGTTTTCGAGCGTTATATCCTTCTGGCTGTCGAAAAGCTTGTCATGGAAGGCCCAGAATTTATCATTACCCTGTTGATATGCGCACACGGAGGCGATAGCCGCAGGCATAGCCCAGTTATGGTTCTTGAGGGGCAGCTGCTTGTAAGCGATTTTGACCTTGCCGTTGTATTCCTTAAGGATCTGAGGGAGCATGTCCTTACCCCTCTTGCAGAAAGGACACTGAAAATCGGAATACTCCACTATGACCACCTTGGCGTTCTCGGCACCCTTCACGGGCACGTCTTTGAGCGATATCTTTTCCATTACTTCTTTGTGCGGGTCGACGGTCGTGTCGTATATCTCGGACCCGAGAACAAGGTACTTGCCGTCGGCGCTGATGAAGACAGGGACGGTCTGACGGCCTCCCATCGTAAAGGAGCCCTCGTTGAAACCGGCAATCTTGGAATCCTTGAATTTGGAGACGTCTATAATCTCGTTGTTGATGATAAGAAACTTCCCGTCGGTCGTCATGAGAACCGGGAACTCCCCCCTCGGTAACGGTATGGCGCCCTG encodes the following:
- a CDS encoding thioredoxin domain-containing protein, with amino-acid sequence MKFKFLTSALLTIAFIIVGSQAFGQQISKEETARLQSFFKKNFGANLSPDAVIEIKGFEASSIKGLKKGTIVINTSQGSQEVAFVMSEDGKYLLMGNMVNTADFKVTPIKNIKQGAIPLPRGEFPVLMTTDGKFLIINNEIIDVSKFKDSKIAGFNEGSFTMGGRQTVPVFISADGKYLVLGSEIYDTTVDPHKEVMEKISLKDVPVKGAENAKVVIVEYSDFQCPFCKRGKDMLPQILKEYNGKVKIAYKQLPLKNHNWAMPAAIASVCAYQQGNDKFWAFHDKLFDSQKDITLENSKEKFNQYAKEVGLDTKKFNACLGSKEVQAEVENQMKEATSVGVQSTPTFVVNGMIVPGANPEGLKSAIEIQLSEGS